The Vibrio fortis DNA segment CCATCATCGTGGGAGATGACGGATAAGTCAGAACCAATCTCAAGACCGAGCTCTTTTGCAGCAACGTAAATTCCATAAGCGACTTTGCTGTTTGAGCAAATTATCGCGGTTGGACGTTCGTTACCTTGTAATAATTCTATTGCAAGCTCACGACCTGCTTTGACTTCTGGTAGGCAATGGAATACCTCACACAACTCAGAATCGAGACCTAACTCGTTAACTTTTTTGGTAAAGGCATTTGCTCGACAGTGGGCAAAAGCAAGACTTTCATCTGAGTTGATGAATGAAATTTTTGTATGGCCAAGTTGGTAGAGGAATGCCACGGCTTGCTCTGCTACAGATGCGTTATCGATGTCGTAGTACGCGTATTCTAGGTCACTCATGTCGTGGCCATGGACAACAAAAGGTATGCCTTTTTTATGTAGGAATTGGATACGTTCGTCGTTGACTTTTGGCGCTTTGATGATCATGCCATCAACAGAACTTTTGGATACGAAGTTACTTAAGTTCTGGACACTGTCACCATTAATCGATGAGTTGATTAGCAGGTCGTAGCCTGACTCGCCAAGGTGTTGGCTAATCGTGGACAGCTCTTGTAAGAATGTTGGCGCACAGAACAATTCATCCGGCGATTGCAGCATGATACCAACCATTTTGGACTTACCATTCGCCAGACGCTGCGCCGCTGAGTTCGGTCGGTAACCGAGCTCCTCCGCAGCTGCTAGTACGCGGGCTTTGGTTTTTGCGTTAACTTCTGGGTAACCATTAAGCGCTCGACTTACCGTCGCCATGGATAACCCGAGGTGTTTTGATACTTGTGCTAGAGTTGTCATCGTTCTTTTTCAAAGTTATTTAAAGCGCTTTAAATTTAATTTGATCAAGAAATAGGCGCAACTGAAAGATCAATCAACTGTGACCAAGAAAACGTTATGTGCAATAATTTAAAGCGCTTTAAATTTAGATTAATGAAGTAGATGCTATGGCCAAGATCGGGATGCAAAGCATCTTGCTCGACATGTTCAGGTGCAAATTGCGGGCTTACGTACATACGCTAAGACTTGCGATGACTTAGAGCTTCTCAATACCATGGTTGAAGATATCTTTAAGCACCATCCGTTCAAATAAAGTGATTTGATAACGAGATTGAGATTGGTTCTATTAACAGAGCCAATCTACTGTTCAACTGTTCAACTGTTCAATCACATTTTACGAAGAATCAAACCCTGTCCATTAAGCATCGCATCTTTGGTGCCCACATCGACAATCTTCTTTCCTCTGAACCTTTCTACCTCTTTGATTGCCACATCATGAGCAAAGATCACTAATCGAGCATGGTCGATATCCTTTTGTGTGATTCGATTGCCAATCCCGTTTGCTCCTTGTGTCTCGACTTTAATTCGCACGCCGAGTTGCTGAGCCGCTTTCTCTAAAGACTTAGCAGCTAGGAAAGTATGAGCAACACCCGAAGGGCAAGAAGTGACAGCCAACACATCGGCAACGCCCTCTTCCGTGACAGAGCCACCAAGCTCCTGATGGCTATAGCCTTGATCGTCCTCATCAACGGTTTTCTTTAGTAATATGACCACAAGAGCTGTTGTAAGAGAGCCTGCTAAAGTGCCAGCAATATACGCAATTTTCCCATCAACCACGGGCAGAACTATCCAACCGCCCCAAGGTGCATGGTTAACCACATGGAACATAAAACCAATCACATTGCCTACGATTCCTCCGGCGACTACCGCGGGCAGCACACGAGCAGGATCCGCCGCTGCGAATGGAATCGCCCCTTCACTAATACCAATCATGCCCATAATGCCAGCAGCCTTACCAGCCTCTCGCTCATCACGTTTGAATTTTTTCGGTGAAAGGAAGGTCGCCAATGCCATACCAAGCGGTGGAGTGCAGATAGCAATACCGACTCCTCCCATCAACCAAGGCTGAGTATTGACTTGGGTTTGAGCAAACAGGGTAGCCACTTTGTTGATAGGGCCTCCCATATCAAACGCGGTCATGGCACCTAATACTGTACCGAGAAGAAACTTACCGGAACCGGCCATCCCAGTCAGCATCTCGTTCATTGCCGTCATAAACTGAGCGATGTGAGCGCCAATTCCCCACATCACCACACCACAGGTAACAAAGGTGCCGACGAGCGGATAGATGAAGATCGCACTCAATGCAGTCATGCTTTCCGGCAGTTTTATCCTTTTCAGCAACTGAACGGTATAACCCGCGACAAAGCCCACCACAATCGCGCCCAAGAATCCGGTTTGGTACTGCTCTACGGCGACCCAAGATCCAATCATTCCGGGTGCTAAACCGGGTTTATCCGCCATTGAGTAAGCGATGTACCCGCCGAGTACTACCGTAAATAGGGTCAGCCCCGCAACGCCCATCTGAGCAACACCCGCCAAAAAACCCGAGTTTGGCACTGCGGCTTGACCAGTAAGCATTACTGATAAGGAGAGTAATACCCCACCCGCGACCACAAAGGGAATCATATGAGAGGTGCCATAAAGCAAATGCTCTTTAATTCGATGCAAGGCCTGAGTGTAGGGGCTAGCAATAGACAGTTGCTCATCAATAGATTGATAAACTTCGCTTGAGGATGAGGAACAGGCGTCGATATCAGAAAACAGCATAATCACATCTTCAACAGACTCCGCCGCCTTCAATTTTGTAACAAAGCCATCCTCGATAAATTTAGTCGAGACTTGGGCCAAAACTTCGATATGGTGCTCATCATTATTATCAGGAGAAGCGAGCATAAAGAACACGTCCGAACACTCCCCAGTTTCAGCCCCGTAATCGATCCCTTGGCGGCTGATACCAATAGCGATAGCAGGCTTAGCCACGGAACGGCTCTTGGCATGAGGTATGGCGATACCATCATCAAACCCTGTATTGCCTATTGATTCTCGCGCCCACAGTTCTTCGAGAAAAAGTTGTTTGTTCGAGAGTTTGCCAGCGCTATCGAGCATCTCCACCAGCTCTTCGAACACTTGCTGTTTGGTCGTGGCCTTGAGATCCAAGCAGATCGTATCAGATTCAATGAAATGTGTGATGTCCATAGCGGCTCGATATTACTGAATGTTAAGGGTTAGGTTAGCGGTCAAAACTATCCAATCATATAGCACTAAACATGCATTAACTGGATTTTTGTAACCAAGAAATGAGAGTGTGAAGTGAGGCTTTTGAAATCCAAACAACTCCCTCTAATATTTAAGGGCTTTCTTCATCTACACAGAGAACCATCATGAGAATTGTAGCGGTAACTGCGTGCCCTACAGGCATTGCCCATACCTATATGGCGGCAGATGCACTAATCAAAACAGCGCCTAAGTTTAATGTTTCGATCAAGGTTGAGACTCAAGGAGCAATGGGCGTTGAGAACCAACTCAGCGCACATGATATTGCCCAAGCCGATCGTGTGCTGATCGTTTCAGACATCGAAATAGAACAACCGAATCGTTTCGATGCCAGTAACACCGTACGTATTGCCATGGAAGACGTACTGCTCAATGTAGATAAAGTATTCATCAAACACTGTCGCAACTGTTCATGATCCCAGAGTATCAACTGACCTTTTTTGTCGACAATGTTTCTGCCAGTGCTCATGCCGCACAGCCATTGTGTCGGCTTGCTCGCAAGTTCAAAAGCGCTATTCGCATCATCAACATCACTCAAGGGCGCACGGCAGATCTCTCTAAATCCGTGGCCCTATTGCAGGTGGGTCTACTAAAAGGCGATCTGGTTCAGATTACTGCTGTAGGCATTGATGCGGAGTTGGCGTGCTTTGTCCTCAAAGATGTCATAGCCGAGCACTATGTATTGGTTGGCTCTCAAGTTAATCACGAATTCTCGACTGACTTGATGCAGCGTTTCCCACAGATAAGCCCTCCCTGTGAAGTTGATTGGCACCATGCCAAAGCTCAAACTCAGCTCACCAAATTCGAGTGTTTGAAAGGGCTGGCGCACCTTATCTACCCTGAGAATCCTGATGAACTGATCTTGTCATTCATCAGACGAGAAGAGCGTTCTTCAACTTGTGTGTCCCCCGGGATCGCACTACCGCATGTGATGTTTGAGCATTGCCAAAGAATGTCGATTGCGGTCATTGTTAGCGAAGACCAGATTGATTGGGCATCGAAAATTGGGCAGGTAAATGTAGCGATTGCACTCGTAATGCCAACCAAACCACATAGAGAGCAGATCATTGCCGCAACGAACCTGACGCGAAATCTACTGAATGATCAAGTTACCGAACGTCTGCAAAAAACCAAAAGCAGTATCGACCTGCAAGCCTTGCTGATGTACCTCACCTCCCGCTTACTGTAAACGCAGAACCCTTTTCTTAAATAGAGCTACGATATTCGCTCGGGGTTCTGCCTGTACGGTTTTTAAATACTCGGCAGAAGTAGTTCACGTCTTTAAAGCCGCAGCGAACCGACACTTCATTGAGCTTAAAGTTATACTTCTTAAGCATGAACTTGGCGCGGTCAACTCGCACACGAGTGATGTACTCAGCCAACGTCATATGACCTTGTTGGCGGAACATTCGAGACAAGTGATTGGATGAAATGCTAAAACGAGAGGCGATGCCGTCTCGGGTAATTTGGCGATGGAAGTTCTCTTGGATGTAGATACAAATACCCTGATACACATCTTGCACTCGACTGTGAGACTTCTCGACCGGAGCATCTAACATCGTCTTACTGTATTGCAGCAGCGCTTGCAGCAACAGCTCGTCCATCGGCTGCTTGTTATTCTCGCGCGCTAACGAGCTCAGCGCCTCTAGAATGTTATCAATCGCAAATCCAGATCGAGTCTGAAGGCTGTGCTTTTGAATATCGTAAAAGCTCTCTTCACCTTTACGTTTTCTCACCAAGCTCAAGCCGAGTTGACGACGCCCAAACAGCATACTTAACACTGAGCAATCAGTATCCCAGTTCGGCTTGTTCCAACAGTTAGGCGGAATAAAAATCGCATCCCCCGCTTTAGCGACAACGTTGGTGATCTTACGATCATGACTCTCCATTTCATTTATATACTCACCGTCGAGCACCAGCTCTAAGCGCGGAAAGTTCACCTGATAACTGAATGCTGAAGGCGTGTGAAAATCTCCCGCAAACCAGATGTTATGAAATGGCTCTCGCTCATTTAATACCGACGAAATTAGGTCATGAAATATCATTGTTTCGAACTCTTATAGGCAGCAATACGGCTACAACAATAGGTATACTCCTTAGTGAAACAGAGTGCTATTGAGCAAAATCACAATTTGAGATCTAGGTTACAAAAATCCAGTCGTGGAAATAAATTTCCAGTCTCACACCCAATTTCGAACATCAATTTCTCGTTAGCCAAATTCCCCTAAACCCTTACCAATAAAAGCCTCAACACCCAGCGAAAGGTGTCAACACGCCTCTAAAACCACCCCACTAACCGATCAAAATCACACTCCATTTAGAAGGCAACAATCATCCAGTAAATGCGTTTTTTCTTCACTACAGAAGGCGATTAATCAATTTCAGAATACCCCTAACAAAATAAAAAAGAGTAGGGGTCCATTATGATCACGACATTGATCAATCAAGATTTGATAAAGCTTTCACTAAGCGCTAATTCCAAAGAAGACGTATTTAAAGAGCTAATAGAGGTGCTTTACGCACAAGGTAGAATCTCAGACAAAGCACAGTTCCTTGCCGACATAAAGGCTCGTGAAGAGCAAGGCAATACTGGGTTTGAAGAAGGCATCGCCCTACCACACGCGAAGAGCAGCGCGGTAATCAAACCCGCTGTGGTGATCGGCGTACACAAACAAGGCATCGACTACGGCGCCGATGACGGTCAACCTTCAAAACTGTTCTTTATGATTGCCTCTCCCGATGGCGGCGACAATCACCACATCGAAGTATTGGCCGAGCTCTCTTCAAAACTGATTGAAGAAGACTTCATTGAGAACTTCATGAATGCCGATTCTGAGCAAACCGCATTGGAGCTGTTACTGACTAAACCAGCGCCAGTTCCAACTGAAGAAACGACAGAAAAACAAGGCTTCATAATTGGTGTGACGGGTTGCCCAGCTGGCGTGGCACACACCTATTTGGCAGCAGAGGCATTAGAGAAAGGCGCAGCAGCACTTGGCTACGACGTTAAGGTTGAAACTAATGGCTCTATCGGCGTTAAAAACAGCCCTACTCAAGAAGAAATAGAACGTGCCGACGCGATTGTAGTGGCTTGTGACAAGCAAGTCGACATGGCGCGCTTTGCTGGTAAACGCGTTATCTGCACCAACGTAAAAGCGCCAATCAAAGACGCGCAAGGTTTGATTAAACAAGCACTCAACGCAACCAGTTACCAAGCAGAGCAAGCTCCAACTAACCAATCCGTTGCGGAGAAAGCCTCACAAGCACGCTCCGACCTTTACCGTTACTTGATGAATGGCGTATCACACATGATCCCATTCGTAGTGACGGGCGGCCTTTTGATTGCCTTAGCTCTGGCGATTGGTGGTGAGCCAAGTGAATCTGGCATGGCGATCCCTGCTGGCAGCATGTGGAACCAAATTTTAGAAGTTGGCGTGGTTGCCTTCACCCTGATGATCCCAATCTTGGCTGGCTACATTGCTTACGCGATTGCTGACCGCCCTGCTCTAACCCCTGGCTTAATCGGTGGTTGGATTGCCAACAATGGTTCTTTCTATGGTGCTGACGCAGGTACAGGCTTCATTGGCGCAATCATCGCAGGTCTATTAGTGGGTTACTTCGTTAAGTGGATTACCTCGTTCAACTACCACAAATTCGTTCAACCACTTGTGCCTATCATGATCGCTCCGATCACTGGCTCTCTATTCATCGCAGGTCTGTTCATCTTCGTCATTGGCGCGCCTATCGCGGGACTTATGGATGCGCTTACAGCCCTACTGACGAGCATGAGCACAGGCAACGTGGTTCTGCTTGGCATCGTACTGGGTGGCATGGCTGGCTTCGATATGGGTGGCCCATTCAACAAGGTGGCGTTCCTATTTTCGGTTGGCATGATTGCCAGCGGTCAAACTCAGTTCATGGGCGCAATGGCGTGTGCAATCCCTGTCGCTCCACTAGGTATGGCTATCGCAACCAGACTTGGCCGTAAGTTTGACCTGTTCGAATCTTCTGAAATCGAAGCAGGCAAAGCAGCAGGCGCGATGGGCTTAGTGGGTATCTCTGAAGGTGCGATTCCTTTCGCCGCTCAAGACCCAATGTCAGTTATCCCTGCCAACGTACTTGGTTCAATGACTGCGGCGGTTATGGCGTTCTCATTCGGCATCACCAACAGCGTTGCTCACGGTGGTCCAGTAGTCGCTCTACTTGGCGCAATGAACTACCCACTGCTAGCACTCGTGTGCATGGCGACTGGTGCGGGCGTAACTGCGGTTACTTGTATCGCGCTTAAAAATCTACGCAAAGCCAAGCTAACAACAGCCACGGCTTAAGCCATTTCAACTCCAATGGCTTGAGCCCCCTCTACTCTTACGTTTCATTAAGTCGAGTACAGCTCAAGCCATGTCTCCCTTCATGGTGATTTCGATGTCTGATTTTTCTCTAGCGAACGATTCGTTCGTACAACGTTTTTTCTACCCTATGACCAACGTGATTCAAAACTATGCATGGGGTAGCCCTTCTTCGTTCAGCCAGCTGTTTGGTATTGATAACCAATCTGGTGAGCCACAAGCAGAGATCTGGATGGGCGCTCACCCGAATGGTTGCTCAATGGTCAACGACAACGGGCAGCAGACCACATTGTCGAGCTTAATCTCTAAGAACCTAAACCTGTTTTTAAGCGAGAAAGTCGCGAGTCGCTTTGGTGAATTACCATACCTTTTCAAAGTATTAGCTGCTGAAAAAGCACTCTCTGTTCAAGTGCACCCAAACAAACAACAAGCCGAATCTGGATACGCTCTTGAAGAGCAACAAGGCATTCCGATGACAGCGGGCAACCGCAACTACAAAGATCCCAACCACAAGCCAGAATTGGTGTATGCCCTAACCGACTACACGGCGATGAATGGCTTTAGATCGATCAGCGAGATCCTTGAGCACTTTCATTACCTCGATATTCCTGAGCTACATTCGATGGTTAACGATCTCGCAGGCGACCAAACTCCCAATGGCTTAGCCTGCTTCTTTGCAAGCTTGTTGTCTTTGGAAGGCGAGCAAAAAGGCATGGCGTTGACCATGCTGTTGATGAAGGCCAAGCTTTCAGATAAACGTGTATTCCAACTGATTTCAGAGCTTGAAGCTCAATACCCGGGTGACGTTGGCTTGTTCGCTCCGCTGCTATTAAATGTGATTACCCTAAAGCCGGGGCAAGCCATGTATCTAGATGCCGAAACGCCTCACGCTTACATCAAGGGCACAGGCCTAGAAATCATGGCGAACTCCGATAATGTACTGCGTGCTGGGTTAACGCCTAAACATATGGACGTGAATGAACTGGTTTCTTGTACTCGATTCAATGAAAAACCCGCAGACCGATTACTGCTCAACCCGATTGAACAAGGTGATGTGATGGAATACGAAATTCCAGTCGAGGATTTTAAGTTCTCTATTGTGCAAAACTCACATCAACGCAAGATCACTACCGAAGGCGCAGAGATCCTATTACCACTCGACGAATCTATGGTGCTCACTCACCAATGCGGCGAAACCTGTGTGATAGAGAAAGGCCAGTCAGTGTTTATCCCGGCTTATGCTGAGAGTTACAAGCTGGACTGCGTTGGCCGAGTAGCACGCGCTTACAGCTAGCTTTCCAAAACTCACAACACACTCTCTTCATGCCCTGCTTTTGTAGGGCATTTTTGTTTCTATAGCTTTTGTGTTCCCAGAGCTTTTTTGTCCCTACAGCTCTTTTATTCCTACAGAAAGTTATTTCAACACCGAAATACACCATCAAATATGACCCTTCTCACACTGGATGAATGATGCAAATCACACTTAATTTTGCTTGGTACAAATGTGCAGTGAAGGGCTTTTATTTGCTATTTCGCGAATCAGGTTAATCCATTAATTTTAATTCAAGAACTTCAATAGTGAATGAGTTAATAAATGATCACACAACTAACTAACGTCAACTTAATTAATAACAACCTTCAAGCGAATAATAAAAAAGAACTGTTTGAAGAATTGGCAGGCATGTTATTTGAGAATAACCGAATCAACAGTAAGGAAGCCTTCTTGGCTGACATTGAAATTCGTGAATCTCAAAGCATCACCTCAATGGACGGTATCGCTTACCCACACTCGAAAAGCAAGGCAGTAACAGAGCCTGCGATTGCTGTGGGTGTAAAGCGCGAAGGCATTGAGTATGAAGATGAAGACGGCATTAATCCAACCGTTTTTTTTATGATTGCCTCACCAGACAACGGTGCTGACCATCATATTTATGTACTACAAGAACTATTTGGAAAATTCAGTGATGAGTTTATCCAAAATATCCATAACGCAAAAGATGAACATCAAATCCTTAATATTTTAATTAATTCATAAGGCGTAGAAAATTATGAGTACCCTAGCAAACCAAGCTACGAATACTAGCAATAAAAATAGTAGTAGCGACTATAAAAAACTCCTTAGTACCATGAAAGGTCACCTGCTTTTCGGCACATCTCACATGCTACCTTTCATCGTAGCCGGTGGTGTTCTGTTGGCGTTGGCGGTAATGGCATCGGGTAAAGGTGCAGTTCCAGCAGATGGCTTGCTGGCAGACATCTCCAACATCGGTATCAAGGGCCTTGTTCTTTTCCCAATCATTCTTGGCGGCTTTATTGGTTACTCAATTGCAGATAAACCAGCACTAGCACCAGCGATGATCTCTTCTGGCATCATGGCAGATATGGGCGGCGGCTTCCTTGGTTGTATCGTGGCTGGCTTCATCGCAGGTGGCGTGGTGCTTCAACTTAAGAAGATCCCGCTTTCTACCAACATGACCGCGCTAGGTGCATACTTCATCTACCCGCTTGTTGGTACGCTAATCTCTGCAGGTATCGTACTGTGGGGCATCGGTGAGCCAATCAAAGTGTTCATGGCTTCCATGAATGAGTTCCTAGCGTCAATGGCGGGGGCATCTAAGATGGTTCTTGGCACAATCCTTGGTGGTATGACGGCATTCGATATGGGCGGTCCAATCAACAAAGTGGCAACCCTATTCGCTCAAACTCAAGTAGACACACAACCATGGTTAATGGGCGGCGTAGGCATCGCGATTTGTACACCACCTCTAGGTATGGCACTGGCGACGTTCCTGTTCAAAAACAAGTTCTCTAAACAAGAGCAAGAGGCAGGTAAAGCAGCGGCAATCATGGGCTCTATCGGTATCTCTGAAGGTGCTATCCCATTCGCAGCGAACGACCCAATGCGTGTGCTTCCTTCAATCGTTGCCGGTGGTATTGTTGGCTGTGTGTTCGGCTTCATGACAGACATCCTACTTCACGCACCGTGGGGCGGTCTAATCACAGCACCTGTATCAAGTAACATTCCAATGTACGTAGTCGGTATCGCACTAGGCTCACTAACCACAGCGGTTATCGTTGGCTTCTGGAAACCAGTAGTCGTTGAAACAGAAGAGGACACAGTTGAAGCTGCGCCAGTTCAGGCTCAAACAGCACCTGTAGCAGGCGAAGGCGAGTACGACATCGTAGCAGTAACATGTTGCCCTTCTGGTGTTGCACACACCTTTATGGCAGCCAAAGCACTAGAGAAAGCCGGTGCAGCAGCAGGCCTGAAAATCAAGGTAGAAACACAAGGTCAAAACGGCATTCAAAACCGCATCACCGACCTAGATGTAGCAAACGCGAAACTGGTTATCTTAGCTCACGATATTCAAGTGAAAGACGCTCACCGCTTTGCCAATGCAAACGTGATTGAGTGTTCAACTAAAGAAGCGATGAAGAAAGCCGCAACACTGGTCGTCGCATAACCCAACGTCAAGTTAGCTCCTAACTCTAGAGCCCTACCCCTAAGGGCTCTATTTTTTCTTCTCTATGAGCTCGTTACATGCTCTTCAGTCCCCACTTCTCAGCGGTTTGCTTGAAGAAACCTTGCGTCTTTTTCAATTCAACCCAGTGGTTAATGTAATTAATCCAAACCTGATCATCTTGTGGTAGTAGCATCGCAATTGGAGTTGGTTTACGTGGCTCTTTCACCGGAACTATCGCGAGTTGTTTAAACTTCTCTACTAAGGTTGCAGCCTCTACGTTTGAAGTCACGGAGACATCAGCGCGGCGAGCTAAAAGCTCTTGGAAATCCCGTGCCGGCGCTTCAATCACGATGTGTTGTGCCGATGGGAAGAAGTCCTTCACCATTTTTTCTTGTACTGTGCCAAGCGTGGCGGCAACTTTGATTTCTGCTTTGTCAAAGTCACTCCAGTCGGAGAACTTCCCTAGGTCTTTCTTTTGCACGACAGGGACGAAAGCCAGATAGAAATAGGGTTGGCTGTACCCAGCGACTTTTGCTCGAGACATGTTGAGCGATGCGCTGCCAGTCACGTCGTATTTGTTAGCTGTGATGCCATTCACCAAGGTTTTCCAGTCTGTTGCGACGTATTCCACTTTAACGCCTAGGTCCTTAGCCAGCTCAGTCGTGACATCGATATCAAAGCCTCGGTAGCTATTGGTCGCTGGATCCTTCATTGTCATTGGGTTCCAGTCCCCCGTTGTACCAACGCGAAGAACTCCGGCATCCAGTATCTCCTGTAAACGACTTTGTGCATGTGCAATTTGTGTAAAAGCAAGTAAGCACATTCCTAATGCAATTAAGCTTTTCTTCATTTTTTATTCCTTCAAAGAATGCTGATTTCTAAGTGATGAGATATTCTTCTTAATTATTAACCATTAAACAGATTTGGTTGTTAACATAGCAATAACAAATGGAGTTTTTGGGAGTAAATGTGAACTATCGTCACTTATCGCTAGTTTCTCTGCTGTTTCTGACAGGATGTTCAGACTACCAATGGGGATGGTATGTACTCGACCCGTCAACGGAGCAGGGGCGAACTAACATTCAGTTTTTGGTAGCTGGTTTTAGCGAGACTATTCAGGTTTCGTTGCTAAGCATGTTTTTTGCTATGGCTCTGGGTCTATTGGTCGCCTTTCCAGCGCTTTCCAGTTCTCCAATACTCAGGGGGATTAATCGACTTTACGTAGAGGTGATGCGTTCTATCCCTGTATTGGTATTGCTATTGTGGGTGTATTACGGAATGCCGACATTACTCGATGTCTCTTTGAACCACTTCTGGGCAGGGGTAATCGCATTGACCATTGCCGAGAGCGCCTTTATGGCAGAAGTGTTCCGTGGGGGGATTCAAGCGATTAATCGTGGCCAACATGAAGCGGCCGAGTCCTTGGGATTGACCTATTGGCAAAAAATGCGATTGGTTATCCTACCGCAAGCATTCCGTCAGATACTGCCGCCATTGGGTAACCAGTTTGTTTATATCCTCAAAATGAGCTCGCT contains these protein-coding regions:
- a CDS encoding fructose-specific PTS transporter subunit EIIC — its product is MSTLANQATNTSNKNSSSDYKKLLSTMKGHLLFGTSHMLPFIVAGGVLLALAVMASGKGAVPADGLLADISNIGIKGLVLFPIILGGFIGYSIADKPALAPAMISSGIMADMGGGFLGCIVAGFIAGGVVLQLKKIPLSTNMTALGAYFIYPLVGTLISAGIVLWGIGEPIKVFMASMNEFLASMAGASKMVLGTILGGMTAFDMGGPINKVATLFAQTQVDTQPWLMGGVGIAICTPPLGMALATFLFKNKFSKQEQEAGKAAAIMGSIGISEGAIPFAANDPMRVLPSIVAGGIVGCVFGFMTDILLHAPWGGLITAPVSSNIPMYVVGIALGSLTTAVIVGFWKPVVVETEEDTVEAAPVQAQTAPVAGEGEYDIVAVTCCPSGVAHTFMAAKALEKAGAAAGLKIKVETQGQNGIQNRITDLDVANAKLVILAHDIQVKDAHRFANANVIECSTKEAMKKAATLVVA
- a CDS encoding transporter substrate-binding domain-containing protein, whose protein sequence is MKKSLIALGMCLLAFTQIAHAQSRLQEILDAGVLRVGTTGDWNPMTMKDPATNSYRGFDIDVTTELAKDLGVKVEYVATDWKTLVNGITANKYDVTGSASLNMSRAKVAGYSQPYFYLAFVPVVQKKDLGKFSDWSDFDKAEIKVAATLGTVQEKMVKDFFPSAQHIVIEAPARDFQELLARRADVSVTSNVEAATLVEKFKQLAIVPVKEPRKPTPIAMLLPQDDQVWINYINHWVELKKTQGFFKQTAEKWGLKSM
- a CDS encoding amino acid ABC transporter permease, with the protein product MNYRHLSLVSLLFLTGCSDYQWGWYVLDPSTEQGRTNIQFLVAGFSETIQVSLLSMFFAMALGLLVAFPALSSSPILRGINRLYVEVMRSIPVLVLLLWVYYGMPTLLDVSLNHFWAGVIALTIAESAFMAEVFRGGIQAINRGQHEAAESLGLTYWQKMRLVILPQAFRQILPPLGNQFVYILKMSSLVSVIGLSDLTRRANELVVNEYLPLEIYTFLVLEYLVLILVVSQAVRWLEKRIAIPSH